The proteins below come from a single Cricetulus griseus strain 17A/GY chromosome 6, alternate assembly CriGri-PICRH-1.0, whole genome shotgun sequence genomic window:
- the Btbd3 gene encoding BTB/POZ domain-containing protein 3 isoform X2 translates to MAADIFPRKKPVSSSSTTVQQHHQHNLCNNNLIPAPNWQGLYPTIRERNAVMFNNDLMADVHFVVGPPGGTQRLPGHKYVLAVGSSVFHAMFYGELAEDKDEIRIPDVEPAAFLAMLKYIYCDEIDLAADTVLATLYAAKKYIVPHLARACVNFLETSLSAKNACVLLSQSCLFEEPDLTQRCWEVIDAQAELALKSEGFCDIDFQTLESILRRETLNAKEIVVFEAALNWAEVECQRQDLALSIENKRKVLGKALYLIRIPTMALDDFANGAAQSGVLTLNETNDIFLWYTASKKPELQFVSKARKGLVPQRCHRFQSCAYRSNQWRYRGRCDSIQFAVDKRVFIAGFGLYGSSCGSAEYSAKIELKRQGVVLGQNLSKYFSDGSSNTFPVWFEYPVQIEPDTFYTASVVLDGNELSYFGQEGMTEVQCGKVTVQFQCSSDSTNGTGVQGGQIPELIFYA, encoded by the exons atggcTGCTGATATATTCCCCCGGAAGAAACCAGTCAGCTCCAGCAGCACCACTGTCCAGCAGCACCACCAGCACAATCTCTGTAACAACAACCTCATCCCGGCCCCCAACTGGCAGGGTCTTTATCCCACCATCAGAGAAAG AAATGCGGTGATGTTCAATAATGACTTGATGGCAGATGTACATTTTGTGGTTGGGCCACCAGGTGGGACTCAGCGGTTGCCAGGACACAAA tATGTCTTAGCTGTTGGGAGCTCAGTGTTCCATGCAATGTTTTATGGAGAACTTGCTGAGGACAAAGATGAAATCCGAATACCAGACGTCGAACCTGCTGCTTTCCTCGCCATGCTGAA ATACATCTATTGTGATGAAATTGACTTGGCTGCGGACACAGTGCTGGCCACACTGTATGCTGCCAAAAAGTACATAGTTCCTCACCTTGCCAGAGCCTGTGTTAATTTCCTGGAGACGAGCCTGAGCGCCAAGAATGCCTGTGTACTCCTGTCTCAGAGCTGTCTGTTTGAGGAGCCAGACCTGACACAGCGATGCTGGGAGGTGATTGATGCTCAAGCTGAGTTAGCACTCAAGTCCGAGGGATTCTGCGACATCGACTTCCAGACACTCGAAAGTATCCTCCGCAGGGAAACGCTGAATGCCAAAGAAATAGTGGTTTTTGAGGCAGCCCTAAACTGGGCTGAAGTAGAATGCCAGCGGCAGGATCTGGCCTTGAGCATTGAAAATAAACGCAAGGTCCTAGGAAAGGCCCTGTACTTGATCCGCATCCCCACCATGGCCCTGGATGACTTTGCAAATGGTGCTGCGCAGTCTGGCGTATTAACTCTCAACGAGACCAATGACATCTTCCTCTGGTACACTGCATCCAAAAAACCGGAGCTGCAGTTTGTGAGTAAAGCCCGAAAGGGCCTGGTCCCCCAGCGTTGTCACCGATTCCAGTCATGTGCCTATCGGAGCAACCAGTGGCGCTATCGGGGTCGCTGTGACAGCATCCAGTTTGCAGTTGATAAGAGGGTATTCATCGCAGGCTTTGGGCTGTATGGCTCCAGTTGTGGCTCGGCAGAGTACAGCGCCAAGATTGAACTCAAACGGCAGGGCGTTGTCCTGGGCCAGAACTTGAGCAAGTACTTCTCAGATGGATCCAGCAATACCTTCCCTGTGTGGTTTGAATATCCGGTGCAGATTGAGCCAGACACCTTCTACACAGCCAGTGTTGTGCTGGATGGCAATGAACTCAGCTACTTTGGACAGGAAGGCATGACGGAAGTTCAGTGTGGCAAGGTGACTGTCCAGTTTCAGTGCTCCTCAGACAGCACCAACGGCACTGGGGTACAGGGGGGGCAGATCCCCGAACTCATATTCTATGCTTGA
- the Btbd3 gene encoding BTB/POZ domain-containing protein 3 isoform X1 encodes MVDDKEKNMKCLTFFLMLPETVKNRSKKGSKKANSSSSSNSSSGGGGSSSGGSSKLPPVCYEIITLKTKKKKKMAADIFPRKKPVSSSSTTVQQHHQHNLCNNNLIPAPNWQGLYPTIRERNAVMFNNDLMADVHFVVGPPGGTQRLPGHKYVLAVGSSVFHAMFYGELAEDKDEIRIPDVEPAAFLAMLKYIYCDEIDLAADTVLATLYAAKKYIVPHLARACVNFLETSLSAKNACVLLSQSCLFEEPDLTQRCWEVIDAQAELALKSEGFCDIDFQTLESILRRETLNAKEIVVFEAALNWAEVECQRQDLALSIENKRKVLGKALYLIRIPTMALDDFANGAAQSGVLTLNETNDIFLWYTASKKPELQFVSKARKGLVPQRCHRFQSCAYRSNQWRYRGRCDSIQFAVDKRVFIAGFGLYGSSCGSAEYSAKIELKRQGVVLGQNLSKYFSDGSSNTFPVWFEYPVQIEPDTFYTASVVLDGNELSYFGQEGMTEVQCGKVTVQFQCSSDSTNGTGVQGGQIPELIFYA; translated from the exons ATGGTAGATgataaagaaaagaacatgaaatgTCTCACCTTCTTCTTGATGCTTCCAGAGACAGTAAAGAACAGGTCCAAGAAAGGttcaaagaaagcaaacagcagcagcagcagcaacagcagcagtggtggtggtggcagcagcagcgGCGGCAGCAGTAAGTTGCCCCCAGTTTGTTATGAAATAATTACCTTGAAGactaaaaagaagaagaagatggcTGCTGATATATTCCCCCGGAAGAAACCAGTCAGCTCCAGCAGCACCACTGTCCAGCAGCACCACCAGCACAATCTCTGTAACAACAACCTCATCCCGGCCCCCAACTGGCAGGGTCTTTATCCCACCATCAGAGAAAG AAATGCGGTGATGTTCAATAATGACTTGATGGCAGATGTACATTTTGTGGTTGGGCCACCAGGTGGGACTCAGCGGTTGCCAGGACACAAA tATGTCTTAGCTGTTGGGAGCTCAGTGTTCCATGCAATGTTTTATGGAGAACTTGCTGAGGACAAAGATGAAATCCGAATACCAGACGTCGAACCTGCTGCTTTCCTCGCCATGCTGAA ATACATCTATTGTGATGAAATTGACTTGGCTGCGGACACAGTGCTGGCCACACTGTATGCTGCCAAAAAGTACATAGTTCCTCACCTTGCCAGAGCCTGTGTTAATTTCCTGGAGACGAGCCTGAGCGCCAAGAATGCCTGTGTACTCCTGTCTCAGAGCTGTCTGTTTGAGGAGCCAGACCTGACACAGCGATGCTGGGAGGTGATTGATGCTCAAGCTGAGTTAGCACTCAAGTCCGAGGGATTCTGCGACATCGACTTCCAGACACTCGAAAGTATCCTCCGCAGGGAAACGCTGAATGCCAAAGAAATAGTGGTTTTTGAGGCAGCCCTAAACTGGGCTGAAGTAGAATGCCAGCGGCAGGATCTGGCCTTGAGCATTGAAAATAAACGCAAGGTCCTAGGAAAGGCCCTGTACTTGATCCGCATCCCCACCATGGCCCTGGATGACTTTGCAAATGGTGCTGCGCAGTCTGGCGTATTAACTCTCAACGAGACCAATGACATCTTCCTCTGGTACACTGCATCCAAAAAACCGGAGCTGCAGTTTGTGAGTAAAGCCCGAAAGGGCCTGGTCCCCCAGCGTTGTCACCGATTCCAGTCATGTGCCTATCGGAGCAACCAGTGGCGCTATCGGGGTCGCTGTGACAGCATCCAGTTTGCAGTTGATAAGAGGGTATTCATCGCAGGCTTTGGGCTGTATGGCTCCAGTTGTGGCTCGGCAGAGTACAGCGCCAAGATTGAACTCAAACGGCAGGGCGTTGTCCTGGGCCAGAACTTGAGCAAGTACTTCTCAGATGGATCCAGCAATACCTTCCCTGTGTGGTTTGAATATCCGGTGCAGATTGAGCCAGACACCTTCTACACAGCCAGTGTTGTGCTGGATGGCAATGAACTCAGCTACTTTGGACAGGAAGGCATGACGGAAGTTCAGTGTGGCAAGGTGACTGTCCAGTTTCAGTGCTCCTCAGACAGCACCAACGGCACTGGGGTACAGGGGGGGCAGATCCCCGAACTCATATTCTATGCTTGA